The genomic interval GAGGGACAGCGGCGGTACGTGGAGTCGCTTTCGGCTTACGCCCGCCAGTTCCTGGGCCAGATGGATAAGCCGGACGTCGACGCCATCGACGGCCTGTCACCTGCGATTTCCATTGATCAAAAGACGACCAGCCGGAATCCGCGATCGACGGTCGGCACGGTGACGGAGATCTACGACTATCTTCGGCTCTTGTTCGCGCGGGTGGGGCAGCCGTTCTGCCCCCATTGCGGCATCCCGATTCAGTCGCAGACCATCGAGCAGATGGTCGATCGCGTCCTCCAATTACCCGAGCGGACAAGGCTCCAGGTGCTGGCGCCGGTGGTGCGCGGGCGCAAGGGCGAGCACCAGCGGGTGTTCGAGCAGATGCGGAAGCAGGGCTTCGTCCGCGTGCGCGTCGACGGCGAAGTGCGCGATCTCGACGAGGACATCCAGCTTGAAAAGAATCGCAAGCACACTATCGAGGTCGTCGTCGACCGGCTCGTCGTGCGCGACGACATCGCGAGCAGGCTGGCGGATTCGCTGGAGACGGCGCTCGGCCTGTCCGGCGGGATTGCCGTGATCGACGTGATCGACGGCGAGGAGATGCTGTTCAGCCAGAACGCCGCATGCCCGCACTGCGGTTTTCAGGTGGACGAGTTGGCGCCGCGCATGTTCTCGTTCAACAGCCCGTTTGGTGCGTGCGAGACGTGCACGGGCCTCGGTGTCAACCTGGAAGTGGACGAGCAGCTCGTCATCCCGAATCCGTCGCTGACCATCGAAGAAGGAGCCATTGCGCCCTGGAGCGGATCGTTCTCGAACTACTATCCGGAGCTGTTGCGAGCGGCGTGCAGGGCGTTCGGCATTCCGACGGATGTGCCCATCGCGGAACTGCCGGAGGAGGCGGTGCAGCTTCTCTTGCGCGGAAACGGCCAGGTCATTCGCTTTTCGTATGAGAACGATTTTGGCCAGCACAAGACCGCTCACATTCCGTTCGAGGGCGTCATTCCGAATCTGGAGCGCCGATACCGCGAGTCGACGTCCGAGTCCATCCGCGAGTTCATCGAGTCGTTCATGAGCGCGAAACCGTGCCCCGCATGCCACGGCCGGCGCCTCAAGCCGCAAAGTCTGGCCGTGCGCGTGGGCGGGAAAAACATCGCCGAGGTCACGGAGATGACCGTCGCCGAGGCGCTCGAGTTTTTCCGAAGGCTCACGCTGTCCGAAAAAGAGATGCACATCGCCCGCCAGATCTTGAAGGAGATTGAGAGCAGGCTCGGATTTTTGCGAGATGTGGGGCTCGACTATCTGACCTTGGCGAGATCGGCCGGCACGCTATCGGGCGGCGAGGCGCAGCGGATTCGGCTGGCGACGCAACTCGGATCGTCGCTCATGGGCGTGCTGTACATCCTCGACGAGCCGAGCATCGGCCTTCACCAGCGCGACAACGAGCGCCTCATCCGAACGCTCGAGCACATGCGCGATCTCGGCAACACGCTGATCGTGGTGGAGCACGACGAGGACACCATGCTTGCGGCCGATCACATCCTCGACATGGGCCCGGGCGCGGGCATTCACGGCGGCGAGGTGGTGGCGCAGGGGACGCCAGCCGAGATCATGGCGAATCCGGCGTCGCTCACGGGGCAGTACCTGTCTGGGCGGCGCTTCATCCCTGTGCCGGAGGAGCGGCGAAAGCCGGACGGTCGCTGGCTCGAGGTGCGCGGCGCGCGCGAGAACAATCTGAAGAACATCGACGTCCGCATCCCCATCGGGCTTTTCACGTGCGTGACCGGCGTCTCCGGCTCGGGCAAGTCCACGCTGGTGAACGAGATCGTGCACAAGGCGCTGGCGCGGGACCTGAATCGGGCGCGCGTCAAGCCGGGCGATCACGACGCCATTCTGGGGCTCGAATACCTGGACAAGGTCGTCGACATCGATCAGTCGCCCATCGGGCGCACGCCGCGGTCGAACCCGGCCACGTACACGGGCGTGTTCGACGACATCCGCGACCTGTTTGCCGCGACGAACGAGGCGAAGATGCGCGGATACAAGAAGGGACGCTTCTCGTTCAACGTGCGCGGCGGCCGGTGCGAGGCGTGTAAGGGCGACGGGATCATCAAAATTGAGATGCATTTCCTTCCGGATGTGTACGTGCCCTGCGAGGTGTGTAAGGGCAAGCGGTACAACCGCGAGACGCTCGAGGTCACGTTCAAGGGCAAGAACATTGCGGATGTGCTCGACATGACGGTGGAGGACGCGTGCGCGTTCTTCGAAAACATCCCGCGGATCCGGCGCCGCCTGCAGACGCTGGTGGATGTGGGGCTTGGGTACATCAAGCTCGGCCAGCCCGCCACGACGCTCTCGGGTGGCGAGGCGCAGCGCGTGAAGCTGGCATCCGAACTCCATCGCCGGTCGAACGGCCGCACCCTGTACATTTTGGACGAGCCGACGACGGGGCTCCATGTGGCCGACATCGAGCGGCTCTTGACGGTGCTTCACCGCCTGGTCGAGAATGGGGATACGGTGCTCGTGATTGAGCACAACCTGGACGTCATCAAGACGGCGGACTATCTCATCGATCTCGGCCCGGAGGGCGGCAGCCGCGGCGGGCAAGTCGTGGCGGCCGGCACGCCGGAGGAGGTCTGCCGCAATCCCCAGTCGCACACCGGGCGGTTCCTCGGACCCATTTTGGAGCGGGATCGCGCCCGGATGGCCGCGCGCCGAGCACTGGACCTCGAGGCGGCTCGCGACTGAGCGCCGGGAAGGGAGGATGGGGCCGTGGCCAATCTGCGGGGAGTGAGTGTCAGGCAGCTGGTGCGCGATCTCGATCTGCACGTGTTCAATGAGGACGCGGATCTGGACCGCATGATCTACACGCGCGACATCAACCGCCCAGGGCTGGCGCTCGCCGGCTACCTGCGCTATCACCCGGCGGAGCGCGTGCAGATCCTGGGCAGAACCGAGCTGTCGTTTTTGCGCGGTCTCAACGAGAAGGAAAGGGCCCTGCGCGCGTTTGCCTTCTGTTCGTATCAGCAGACGCCTTGCATCATCATCACGCGCGGCGACACGCCGCCGCCGGTGTTGCTGGAGGAAGCCGCTTCTCGCCGCATCCCGGTGCTCGGCACGCCCATGGTGACGACGCGCCTGACCGCGCGCATCTCCAACTACCTCGAGGACAAGCTGGCTCCGGAGACCTTACAGCACGGCGTGCTGGTCGACGTGTACGGCATTGGGATTCTCATCATCGGCTCGAGCGGGATCGGCAAGAGCGAGACGGGGCTTGAGCTCATCAAGCGCGGCCACCGGCTCGTGGCGGACGACGCGGTCGTCATTCGGCAGATCTCCGACGACTACCTCGTCGGCAGCGCGCCGCCATTGTTGCAGAACCTCATCGAAATTCGCGGCCTTGGCGTCCTGAACGCCATGACCTTGTTTGGCGCCGGGGCCGTACGGACGCACAAGCGCATCTCGATGGTCGTGCACCTCGAGGCTTGGCGCGATAACCACGCGTACGATCGCCTCGGCATCGAGACGGAGACCATGAAGATCCTGGACATCGAGCTGCCGAAGGTGACGGTGCCGGTCCGGCCCGGGCGCAACCTCGCCGTCATCGTGGAGGTCGCGGCCATGAACTTCCGCCTGAAGGGCATGGGGCTCGACGCGGCGAAGCAGTTTGCGGCGGAATTGGAGCAGATGATCGCGGCACAGTCGGAAGGAAGCGCCTGAGGCGTGATGAATGGGCCCATACGGGGTAGCGTCGACGGTGCGTATGCCTGGCGCTCAAAGCAAAAGCGGCGGACATCTCCGCCGCTTTTACATTTCCTCCGGCGCCTCGATGCCGAGGAGGTAGAGGGATTTCGCGAGCGCTTCGCGCACAGCCCGCGTGAGGGCCAGTCTGGACGTGCGCGCCGGCTCGTCCGCCTGCAGGATGGGGTGATCGTGATAAAAGCGGTTGAACGCGTGACACATCTGAAGGGCGTACCGGGCGATCACGGACGGATCGTACGTATCGACGGCGCGCTCCAAGGACTCGTTGGCCTGCGCGAGAAGGAAGATAAGCGCCCATTCCGCGTCATCCGGCTCGTAGTCCGGGGCCCACTTCGCCGCCGCGTCCGCCTCGGCCTTGCGAAGCACGCTCGACGCGCGGGCATGGGTGTATTGCACGTAAGGGCCGGTCTCGCCGTCGAAATTGAGCACGTCCTCGTACCGGAAGTCCACCTCATGAACCCGGTACGTCTTGAGATCGTTGAAGATCACGGCGCCCACGCCGACCTGGCGGGCGATGGCGTCCTTGTTCTCGAGCCCAGGGTTTTTCTCGTCGATGATGGCGCGCGTTTCCTCGATGGCTTTCTGCAGGACGTCCTCGAGATATACGACGTGCCCGCGCCGGGTCGACAGGCGCTGGCCGTTGAATTTCATCAGCCCAAATTGGACGTGCACGCAGTTTTTCGCGTAGTCCCGGCCCATGAGCTCGAGCACCTTGAACACCTGCTCGAAGTGCAGCTTCTGCTCCGCGCCCACGACATACAGGAGCGTGTCGGCACCAAACGCGTGATGCCGGTAGTCCGCCGCGGCGAGATCGCGCGTGGCGTAGATGGACGTGCCGTCCGACTTGACGATGATGCAGGGCGGCATGCCGTACGCGGACAAATCGACCACTTCCGCGCCCTGGTCTTCGACCAACAGCCCCTTCTCCCGCAGTTCCTGCACAATGGCATCCATCTTGTCGTTGTAAAAGCTCTCGCCGATGTAATGCTCGAACTCCACGCCCAGGAGATCGTACACCTGTTTGAACGCGCGCAGGCTCTCGTCGATGAACCACCGCCAGAGGCGCGTCGCCTCCGGATCGCCCTCCTCCAGCTTCTTAAACCACAGCCGCCCCTCGTCTTCGAGTTCGGGCGACGACTCCGCCTCCTGGTGAAACCGGACGTAGAGGCGGAACAACTCCTTGACCGGGTCCTTACGGACCTCATCCTCGCTGCCCCACTTGAGGTACGCCGCGATGACCTTGCCGAACTGCGTGCCCCAGTCGCCCAGGTGGTTGACGCCTTCCACTCTCCAGCCGTCCTCGCGCATCATGCGCTTGAGCGCGTGGCCGATGATGGTGGAGCGCAGATGTCCGACGCCAAACGGCTTGGCGATATTGGGAGACGAGTAGTCGATCACGGCCGTCCGCCCGCGGCCCCGCTCTTCTGAGAACAGATCGTGCACGGAGGCGATGGCCTGTCCCACCACGCGTTCCGCGAATTGGGACCGCGCCAGCCGGATGTTCAGAAACCCTTTCTCGGCATGTGCGCTCTCCACGCCGTCGACCTGCCGGACGCGCTCTGCGAGCTCTTCCGCAATCTGCACCGGGTTCTTCCGCATCTCCCGCGCGAACGGAAAGCAGGGCAGGGCGAGATCGCCAAGCGCCGGATTTGGCGGATACTCGAGCATGCGGGCGATCTCGTCGGTCGGCCGCGCGACGACGTCTGCAATCGCATGTGCGATGGCACGTTTGATGGATTTCACGTTCATCCCCCTGTACAGTCCTCCAAAAGCGTCTATTCATTATAGCATGTACAAATTTCTTGAGGAACTTCGCCATTTCTGGCCCGCTGTGCTATACTTTTTCCACCAGTTGCGGGCGCGAGCAGCGCGTTCGCCCGATCTCGCCACGAAGTGCGTGTGCCGTTGGATGGTGCAAAGGAGGCGCTGCACAAGGTGCAAATGGACAAACGTCGCCATCGCTACAACAAGGTGGATCGACCCGAGAACGTCATTGCGATGAAGCTGGACGCGTCCTACTTCTTCGAGCGAGGCATGCGCTTCTTGCAGCGGAATGATCTGGCGCGCGCGGTGAAAGCGTTCCAGAGGACCGTGGAGTATGAGCCCGACAATCCGGTCAATTACTGCAATCTCGCGGGCGTGCTCGCGGAGCTCGGCGATTTTGAAGCTTCCAATGAACTGTTGCACTACGTGCTTGAACATATGGATCCGCACATGTCGGAATGCTGGTTTTACCTCGCCAACAATTACGCGAACCTGGGGGACTACGACGCGGCTGAAGAACACCTCCTTCGATACCTGGATCTCGATCCAGACGGAGAATACGCCGCCGAGGCGGAAGAGATGCTCTCCATTCTCATCGACGAGTTTGGCGGCGGCCGGGCGCTGGAGCGGCGGAGGCGCGAGGAAGCCCGCGCGGAAACGATGCAGGCCATCCAGGACGGGCGCTACTTTCTCGAAAACGGGCAGTTTGAGGTCGCCGTGGAGTGGCTGGAGCAGGTGGTGGCGGCCGATCCGTCTCACATCGCGGCGCGCAACAACCTCAGCTTGGCGTACTATTACACGGGCCAGTACGACAAGGCGCTTGCGATGGCGGAGAGCGTTCTTGAACGCCAGCCCGACAACCTGCATGCGCTCTGCAACCGCGCGCTTTTGTTGCAACATTTCGGCGACGAGGATCGGTTGCGGCGAGCGGTGGAGCCGCTCCAGAAGGTCATCCCGCTTCACCCGGACATCGCGATGAAGGTGGCCATTACGCTGGGGTTTGTCGGCCGCCACGCCGACGCGCTCGCCGCGTTTCGCCGCCTCGCACGCCTCGTCCCACCAGATCACCCCATGTTGCTGCACGGTCTCGCCGCCGCGCATGCGAACCTCGGCAACCTGACCTGCGCGGAAGCGCTTTGGAGGCAATTGTCTCGACACGAGGACTGCGCGCGCGTCGCGGACTATCACCTCGAGCGGGTGCGCCAAGCGCGGGGAGCGGGGCTCACCTCGGTGAGCGTCAGTTATCAGCTGGACATCCCGGTCGAGATGCAGCTCGCCGAAGTCCGAGATCGCCTACAGACGTCGTCTCCAGACGAATGGAAGCGAGATCCGCTCCTGCGCGCGTCGCTCTACTGGAGTTTGCGACATGGCAACCGCGAGGTGCGCCAGCGTGTCATTCGCGCGCTCGCGGTCGTCGGCGACGGCGACGCAGAGCAAGCGCTGAAGTCGTTTTTGGCTCGGCCCGACATCGACGCGTCGCTTCAGGAGCAGACCCTCGTGGCGCTCAAGCGGATGGGCGCGAAAGGCTCAGTTCGAATCTGGCGCGCCGCGGGTCCCATCGAGATGCGGCTGGAGGACGTGCGGCAGGACATCATCCTGGATCTGCAACCGCAGTGGCGAGAAGTTTGGGACCTTGCGGAGGAATGGCTCATCGCCCGCGGTCTTCGTGCCCTGGTGGGTCAGGCGCGTCGGTTCTGGCTCACGTACTTGTACGACGACCTGTTCCTCGATCTGCGCAAGCGGATTGTGAAACCGGAAAGCTGGGCGGCCGGCCTCCTGTATGTGGTGCTTCGCTACGCCAACGTACCCGTTTTGCAGCGCGATCTCGCCGCTCATTTCAGCGTTTCCGTGTCCTCGCTCAGCAAATGCAGTTCCCGCATGGAGCAGGTGGTGCTTCGGGCGGGATGGCGGGCGCGGCGGAGCCGCGAAGAGTGACGGATCGGGGGAAATGTTCGGCGGTCATCAAAATTTCACGAGGATGTAACACGGTTGAAACATGTGCGGTCTACTCTATAGACGTAGCACATTTGACCCCCTTTTGATATAGAGGTTCTTGGGCACTCGGCTTCCGAGTGCCGCTTTTTTTGCGTGGAACGCATCCCTGGTATACTTTTGGCGGAGCATGCTATGCTGTTCACAAATGGGGTGGGCGCCTTGCAGGTGATTGTCAACTGCTATGCACCGTTTGACGGCGGGTTCGTGATGTTGCGCAAACCGCGCCGCGGATGGTGGTACCTGCCGGGCGGCAAGGTCGAGCCAGGCGAATCGTGGCGGCTCGCGGCCATGCGCGAGTTCACGGAGGAAACGGGTTTGCATCTCGAGGACGCCCATCTTCGCGGGGTGTACGAGATCCACATCGCCGCGGGGCCCGAGGAAGGCGAGAAGCGGCGCATCATCGCCCAGTTCGTCGGGCGAGGGGCCTCGGGAAAACTCCGGACCGTCCATCGAGAAGGCACGCTCGCCATCGTGACGAAGCTGGAACTTCCGCGCCTGCCCATGGACGAAGGAGATCGCCTCATGCTTTTACATGCCATCGCCGCCGAGGAGCGCGGTGATGACAGGGTGTTCTTTGGGAGCTTCTCGTACGACGCGGAGCACCGTCTACTTCGCCATGAAATGGATCCCGAAGGCTATCCGCTGGAACCGCTGTTTGCGCGCAGCCAAGAGGGGGATGTGCTGTGACCAACCGCTTGCAGGCGATTGTGCTGACCGGCATGTCAGGCGCGGGCAAGTCCACCGCGATGCAGGCGTTCGAAGATTTTGGATTCTTCTGTGTCGACAATTTGCCGCCTGCGCTCATGCCGCGGCTCATCGACATGGCCGAGCACGCGTCCGGCAAGCTCAGCAAGATGGCGTTTGGCTGTGATCTGCGCGGCGGTGAACTGTTCGAGCCGCTGCTGATGACCGTCCAGGAGATCAGAGACCGCAAGGACGTCACGGTGACGCTTGTGTTTCTCGACGCGGACGACGCGACGCTCGTGAGGCGGTATAAAGCCTCTCGCCGCCGCCATCCGCTTTCGATGGGAGGCAGACTGCTCGAGAGCATTCAGGCCGAGCGGCAGAAGCTCGCGGGCGTGCGCCAGGCGGCCGACGTCGTGATCGACACGTCGAACCTGTCCGCCAACCAACTCAAGCAGGAGTTGAGCCGCCGATTTGTCGAACATGCGATGCGCCTGCCGGTGCACGTCGTGTCGTTTGGGTTCAAGTTCGGCGTGCCGCTCGACGCGGACATGGTGTTTGACGTGCGGTTTTTGCCGAACCCCCACTATATCGATCATCTTCGGCCGTACACCGGAGAAGACGAACCGGTGTACAACTACGTCATGCAGTGGCCGCAGACACAGGCCTTCTTGAAGAAGGCGGAAGACATGCTCGACTTTCTCATCCCGGAGTTTCAGCGGGAAGGGAAGAGCCATCTCGTCATCGGCGTGGGTTGCACGGGTGGCAAGCATCGCTCGGTAGCCGTCGCGAAGCATATCGCTGAACATCTGCGAGACATCGCCGTTGTCGATCTGACGCACCGGGATTTCAGGCGGGAGGACTAGCCCATGCGACAGTGGTGGTTGCTTGCGTGGACCATCGCCTGTTTCGGCATGGGCCTTTTGACGGGCGTCTTGCGGCTTTCGCACTGGCCGCACGCCGCCGAGATCGGCGTCGCAATTGTGCTTGCGGCTGTGGTGTTGCTCGCGTTCGGATGGTGGTCGGACATTCGGCGCCAGCGGCGATTGCAACGGTGGCGAGAGCGCAGGCTGAAGATTGTGTGCATCGGCGGCGGAACGGGCTTGTCGACCATTCTTCGCGGTCTGAAGGAGTATGACGTCGATCTCACTGCGGTCGTGACGGTGGCGGACGACGGGGGGAGTTCCGGGAGACTGCGACATGACTTCGCCATGCCGCCGCCCGGGGACATTCGCAACTGCTTGGTCGCGCTGGCGGATACGGAGCCGCTGCTCGAGCGCCTGTTGCAGTTTCGCTTTCCCGCTGGAGAAGGGCTCGAGGGTCACAGCTTCGGGAACCTGTTTCTCGCGGCGATGACGCATATCATGGGCGATTTTGAGTCGGCGATTCGCGAGACGAGTCGCGTACTGGCGGTTCGAGGCAAGGTGTTGCCGGCCGTGCGCGAGGACGTGCGCCTTCGCGCGTACCTCGAGGACGGCCGCGTGGTTGAGGGTGAATCGCGCATTCCGGAGGCCGGCGGGCGCATCGAGCGACTAGAGCTTGTTCCGGCACACCTGGAACCTCTGCCCGACGTGATCGCGGCCATCGAGTCCGCAGACGCGATCGTCGTGGGGCCGGGGAGCTTGTACACGAGCGTGCTGCCGAACCTGTTGGTTCCGGGTATCGCTGAAGCCATTGCGTCGAGCCGAGCCTGCAAAATCTACATATGCAACGTGATGACTCAACGCGGGGAGACGGACGACCTGTCGGCATCGAGCCACGTGCGCGTGATTTATCGCCACGTGGGTCGCCGGTTGTTCGATTATGTGCTGGTCAACGCGGCGCCGCTGCCGGAAGAGGCCCTGCGGCGCTATCAGGAGCAACAGAGCTACCCGGTTCGGGTGGACATGGAGGAACTGCACAAACTCGGGCTCAAGGTCATCGCCCGCGACTTCATTCATTACGCGACCTATGCCCGCCACGACAGCCGGAAGGTAGCGGAGCAGATCGTGAGCCTGTTGGGCTACGAGCGGGACACCAAGCACGCGACGAGATAGGAGAGATAGCGATGTCGTTTGCCGCGGAGACCAAAAAGGAATTGACGCAGATCACCTCGGATCCCGCGGCAACTCGGTACGAGCTCATGGCGGTGTTCGCCCTGAGCGCGTCGTTTCGCCTCAAGGAGGGTGCGCTCGTCATCGAGACCGAGAACGTGGCCACGGCCAGGCGCGTCTACACGTCCATCAAGCAGCTGTTGGGCATTCGCCCGGAAGTCGTGGTGCGGCGGAAGATGCGCCTGAAGAAGAACCACGTGTACACGTTGCGATTGAGCCGAGCGCAGGCCGAGCAAGCGCTCGCGGAGTTGGGATACGGCGGTGAGATCGCAGAGGGGCCTCTGGCCGTCGCGTGGACGCTCCCTCGAAAGGACGAGGCCCGGCGGGCTTTCCTCCGAGGGGCGTTTCTCGCCGGTGGTTCGGTGAACGCGCCCGGGAGTTCCTCGTATCACCTGGAAATCTACGCGCATTCGCTCGATCTCGCCGAGTGGCTGATGCGGCTGATGAACCACTATGGGCTGAACGCGCGCGTGACCGCTCGGAAGAAGGGCTACATCGTTTACATCAAAGAGGTCGAAAAGATCGTCGAGTTTTTGAGCGTGATCGGCGCGGTGCGGGCGCTGCTTCAATTTGAAGATCGGCGGATCGTGAAAGGGATGCGAAATCAGGTGAATCGCCTGGTGAACTGCGAAACGGCCAACATGAACAAGACGATTTCGGCGGCCATCCGCCAACTGGAACACATCCGCTGGATCGAGCGTACCATAGGGCTGGAGAGTCTGCCCGAACACCTGCGCGAGGCCGCGATGCTGCGGCTCCAATACCCGGAGTCGAATCTCCAGGAACTGAGCGCGGCCATCGGAGGGCGGGTGTCGAAGTCGGGGTTGAACCACCGGTTTCGCAAGCTGGAGGAGATCGCCGATCGGCTGCGAGATCGTTCAAAAAAAGGTCACGTGGCTGTCGACAAATCGTCGGAAATGACCCATAAAGAGCCGTGAAACCGCTATCTTCCGCGGTGCATGGGATGGTATACTGAAGATCAATCCTGAGGACTTGGTGATGAAAATGTTTGAGAAAGAGACGATTGTCCGCCTGCGCGGCGGTTTGTTTGCGCGTGCGGCCGCCAAGTTCGTTCAAGAGGCGACGCGCTTCAAGTCGGAAGTGTTTGTGGAGAGGGACGGCAAGACGGTGAACGCCAAGAGCATCATGGGCGTCATGAGCCTCGCCATTCCGTCCGGTGAGCGCGTCATCATTCGGGCGAGCGGCACGGATGAGCAGGCCGCGGTGCATCAGTTGACGAAGCTCATCGAGTCCGAAGAACTGTTCGTGTGATGTCGCGTCGTCCGCGCTCGTTCTCCCCTTCCGCTCCGGTTCATACGATCCACCGTGGAGAACCGGAGGTGTGACAAATGGCGCGGAAGATGCGTGTCGGGAACCGGCGGCGGGCGCCTGTCTGGCTGATGATCGCCGCAGCATTGGCGCTTTTCCTCACGGTGTACGAAGGCTACCGCATGATCATGCCCTTCGTTGCGCGAGATCCCCTATATCACGAGGTCAACTTCGGCCAGCGCGTGATCGACGACTGGCAATACGAAGGTGAAAATGAGGAGGGTTACCTCCTCTTTTACAATCCCATCAATGGCGATCGCGCCATGCTCCCGCCTCAGAGCAGGTTGTTTGGCGCAGACGGCAAGTGGGTCGTGATCGAACACGCCGACGCGGCCTCGCTGACCTACGCCGAACCGCTGGAGGCGGCCCCGTGGTACGTGTATCTCTTGCTGCTCGCGGCGATAGGTGCCGGCGCGTGGTGGGCGGTCAAGCGCGTCCGGGTCGTGCGCGGCAAGCGAATGCGGACGCGCTCGGTCCGCAGGCGGGGCTTGGCCGAGCCTGTCGGGGTTCGGCGTTTGAGGCGGAGGTTCAAGCCCCGGCGAGGTTCGCGGCCGTCGTGACGCCCTTCCTCCGGCTTTGTGATTTACGCAACTCATGGTAGTCTATATGAAAAGCGGATCTTATGGACAGGCAGGAGGGGCGTTCGTGGCGCTACGAGAGGGCCGCGTTCAACAAATTCACAAGCGCGAAGAACGCGGAATCGACCGCTCGAATGAGCCTTTCGTGATTGAAAAGCTCGTTCGCAGACCTGGTTTGGTGGTCGTGCAGCGCCCCGCATTCGAACAGGGATACACGAATCATTTGCGCGAGATCTATCCGCAGTGGGGGATCGCGGTCAGCACGTGTATGGACAAGGGTGTCCCGGTCAAGCATCCCCGCCTGCGCTTTGACCATTACGTCGATCTCGTCAAGGTGTGGGAAGATCAGGAGTATATTTACGTGGAAGACATGTACGTGGATGTCCTTCTGTACGAGCGGTCGTACTACCACATCATTGATCTCGAGGAGTTCGGTCAAGCCATCTTTTCGAGGCAGATGAGCCTGGCTGAAGCGAGGCGCGTGCTCGACAATACGCAGCGGTTTGTGGATAGTTTCAAGCGAAGCCGCCTGTCGTACCAGGTCTGGAAGCACAAATACGGCGTCCACCGACGCTACCCATAGCTTCACTGCGATACGACTTCAGAGAGGCCCGCGTCCCCGAAGGGGCGGGCCCGACAAGTCTATTCGCGGATTTCGTCCATCATCTGTTGCGCAAGCTCCTGTGCGGCATTCGGCATTTGATTTTTGTTCTGCATCTGACGCATGGCCTCCCAGGCCGCAATGCCCACGCTCGCGCCGATGAGCAGGGCCGTCATCGTTCCCATCCCGTGACTTTGCCGCCGCCAGTTCATTCTGCTTCGCGCCATCCCGCTCATCGCGTTCATCATGTTCCACATGGCCAGCCACCTCCCCATGCGTATTGTTCTCTGCTGCGGCAGGTGGTATGAGGTGAACGCGATCCAGAGCAGGCGCGAACGGGAAGGAGCGTCACTTAAACCGTGGAAGAAAGCTTGGCAGCTTTCGCACATACACTAGAAGCGTGGTACACCCAGACGAGCCGCGATCTCCCCTGGCGCCGCACGGCCGATCCATACGCGATTTTGGTCAGCGAAACCATGCTTCAGCAGACGCGGGTCGAGACGGTCATCCCTTACTACCATCGGTTCATGGAGCGCTTTCCTACTCCGCTCCATCTCGCGGATGCTGACATCGACGACGTGCTCAAGATGTGGGAGGGGCTTGGGTATTACCGCCGCGCGCGCAACCTCAAGGCGGCCATGGAGGTGGTGCGAGATCGCCACGGCGGGCGGATTCCGGACCATCCGGATGAGCTCAAGGCACTTCCGGGGATAGGGCCGTACACGCTCGGGGCGGTCCTCAGCATCGCGTTCAACCGGCCTTATCCAGCCGTGGACGGGAATGTGCTTCGCGTGATGTCCAGGTACCGCGCTATCGAGGAGCCGGTCGATCTGCCCAAGGTCAAGCGCCAGATTGAGCAGGACGTCGCGGAGACGCTCGAGCGCGGCACACCGCGGGTTCTCACCCAGGCCCTCATGGAGCTCGGTGCGCTCGTCTGCACGCCCAAAAAGCCGCGCTGCTCTGCATGTCCCGTCGTCTCGGGTTGCGCGGCACGAGCGCACGGTTTGACGGACGCATTGCCCAAGCGGCTCCCCAAG from Alicyclobacillus acidocaldarius subsp. acidocaldarius DSM 446 carries:
- the rapZ gene encoding RNase adapter RapZ is translated as MTNRLQAIVLTGMSGAGKSTAMQAFEDFGFFCVDNLPPALMPRLIDMAEHASGKLSKMAFGCDLRGGELFEPLLMTVQEIRDRKDVTVTLVFLDADDATLVRRYKASRRRHPLSMGGRLLESIQAERQKLAGVRQAADVVIDTSNLSANQLKQELSRRFVEHAMRLPVHVVSFGFKFGVPLDADMVFDVRFLPNPHYIDHLRPYTGEDEPVYNYVMQWPQTQAFLKKAEDMLDFLIPEFQREGKSHLVIGVGCTGGKHRSVAVAKHIAEHLRDIAVVDLTHRDFRRED
- a CDS encoding tetratricopeptide repeat protein — encoded protein: MDKRRHRYNKVDRPENVIAMKLDASYFFERGMRFLQRNDLARAVKAFQRTVEYEPDNPVNYCNLAGVLAELGDFEASNELLHYVLEHMDPHMSECWFYLANNYANLGDYDAAEEHLLRYLDLDPDGEYAAEAEEMLSILIDEFGGGRALERRRREEARAETMQAIQDGRYFLENGQFEVAVEWLEQVVAADPSHIAARNNLSLAYYYTGQYDKALAMAESVLERQPDNLHALCNRALLLQHFGDEDRLRRAVEPLQKVIPLHPDIAMKVAITLGFVGRHADALAAFRRLARLVPPDHPMLLHGLAAAHANLGNLTCAEALWRQLSRHEDCARVADYHLERVRQARGAGLTSVSVSYQLDIPVEMQLAEVRDRLQTSSPDEWKRDPLLRASLYWSLRHGNREVRQRVIRALAVVGDGDAEQALKSFLARPDIDASLQEQTLVALKRMGAKGSVRIWRAAGPIEMRLEDVRQDIILDLQPQWREVWDLAEEWLIARGLRALVGQARRFWLTYLYDDLFLDLRKRIVKPESWAAGLLYVVLRYANVPVLQRDLAAHFSVSVSSLSKCSSRMEQVVLRAGWRARRSREE
- a CDS encoding gluconeogenesis factor YvcK family protein, with the translated sequence MRQWWLLAWTIACFGMGLLTGVLRLSHWPHAAEIGVAIVLAAVVLLAFGWWSDIRRQRRLQRWRERRLKIVCIGGGTGLSTILRGLKEYDVDLTAVVTVADDGGSSGRLRHDFAMPPPGDIRNCLVALADTEPLLERLLQFRFPAGEGLEGHSFGNLFLAAMTHIMGDFESAIRETSRVLAVRGKVLPAVREDVRLRAYLEDGRVVEGESRIPEAGGRIERLELVPAHLEPLPDVIAAIESADAIVVGPGSLYTSVLPNLLVPGIAEAIASSRACKIYICNVMTQRGETDDLSASSHVRVIYRHVGRRLFDYVLVNAAPLPEEALRRYQEQQSYPVRVDMEELHKLGLKVIARDFIHYATYARHDSRKVAEQIVSLLGYERDTKHATR
- a CDS encoding HPr family phosphocarrier protein, which translates into the protein MFEKETIVRLRGGLFARAAAKFVQEATRFKSEVFVERDGKTVNAKSIMGVMSLAIPSGERVIIRASGTDEQAAVHQLTKLIESEELFV
- a CDS encoding NUDIX domain-containing protein, which gives rise to MLFTNGVGALQVIVNCYAPFDGGFVMLRKPRRGWWYLPGGKVEPGESWRLAAMREFTEETGLHLEDAHLRGVYEIHIAAGPEEGEKRRIIAQFVGRGASGKLRTVHREGTLAIVTKLELPRLPMDEGDRLMLLHAIAAEERGDDRVFFGSFSYDAEHRLLRHEMDPEGYPLEPLFARSQEGDVL
- the whiA gene encoding DNA-binding protein WhiA yields the protein MSFAAETKKELTQITSDPAATRYELMAVFALSASFRLKEGALVIETENVATARRVYTSIKQLLGIRPEVVVRRKMRLKKNHVYTLRLSRAQAEQALAELGYGGEIAEGPLAVAWTLPRKDEARRAFLRGAFLAGGSVNAPGSSSYHLEIYAHSLDLAEWLMRLMNHYGLNARVTARKKGYIVYIKEVEKIVEFLSVIGAVRALLQFEDRRIVKGMRNQVNRLVNCETANMNKTISAAIRQLEHIRWIERTIGLESLPEHLREAAMLRLQYPESNLQELSAAIGGRVSKSGLNHRFRKLEEIADRLRDRSKKGHVAVDKSSEMTHKEP